The Leptospira sp. WS39.C2 genome contains a region encoding:
- a CDS encoding metallophosphoesterase yields MKIIYLTDIHDGLHGLKRILQTTAADLYLFSGDIIYKAFFSFDRIIDFCGVQEELYYLLTERKDDSTPFDFTTHAIRFPEKYSTAIVEKSHKYRDLYKLAAKTMKEKYEIIEKLILKYAKSPVYCLPGNYDLDLQYTELYQREVHRKSFDFQNIKVSGYGGAPIWTSGIPEKLTVVFHEYTKNGKNYSEPEDFFREELPDICWIHNPAYGYFDTIPGVGKCGSQGIRRYLDDESPSLVVSGHVHEDQGIKKTRNTVFINPSNFGAVDSLHGFQEGGYFAEIILDGKDVVQSNLCQLKGDEWHTLIEVDCSEKQLKLISQNPISTVSSEDYIRGN; encoded by the coding sequence ATGAAGATAATTTATCTCACTGATATCCATGACGGACTTCATGGCTTAAAAAGAATTCTGCAAACAACTGCCGCAGATTTATATTTGTTTTCAGGAGATATAATCTACAAAGCATTTTTTTCCTTTGATCGAATCATTGATTTTTGTGGTGTCCAAGAAGAGTTATATTATTTATTAACAGAAAGAAAGGATGATTCCACTCCTTTTGATTTTACAACCCATGCCATTCGTTTTCCAGAAAAATATTCCACAGCAATTGTAGAAAAATCTCATAAGTATAGAGACTTATACAAGTTAGCGGCTAAAACGATGAAAGAAAAATATGAGATCATCGAAAAATTAATTCTAAAATATGCAAAATCACCTGTTTACTGTTTGCCGGGAAATTATGATTTAGATTTACAATACACTGAGTTATACCAACGCGAAGTACATAGGAAAAGTTTCGATTTTCAAAATATCAAAGTATCTGGTTATGGCGGCGCACCCATTTGGACTTCTGGGATTCCAGAAAAACTGACGGTTGTGTTTCATGAATACACTAAAAATGGGAAAAACTATAGTGAACCAGAGGATTTTTTCCGTGAAGAACTCCCTGATATCTGTTGGATTCATAACCCTGCTTATGGATATTTTGATACCATTCCTGGTGTTGGAAAATGTGGAAGCCAAGGAATTCGTCGTTATCTAGACGATGAATCTCCATCTCTTGTTGTGTCAGGACATGTGCACGAAGACCAAGGGATTAAAAAAACCAGAAACACAGTTTTTATCAATCCGTCTAACTTCGGTGCTGTGGATTCCTTACATGGGTTCCAGGAAGGTGGGTACTTTGCTGAAATTATTTTAGATGGAAAAGATGTTGTTCAATCTAATCTTTGCCAACTAAAAGGTGACGAATGGCATACTTTAATTGAGGTGGATTGTTCGGAAAAACAATTAAAACTCATTTCTCAAAATCCAATTTCTACTGTGAGTTCTGAAGATTACATTCGAGGAAATTGA
- a CDS encoding alpha/beta fold hydrolase gives MNSLEIIESGVPPKEAKGILILWPSTGGNARSFRIRDSELSQYGLRLIRFNPPSHGGSNGTYDPIAAIALLDEYLKEHNHLNKPIFGIGHSGGGAALLLYAKQVPFQKLFLLSPILDSVKSLLYLYESGSIEEFSRLLLMPEIPDGEFPNKQILETLSTPTWLTTGEIDHLSFPIKNSRIQVDSLCYFLRNLFLPGFRVGNIDTEKRTDMTIFLPARDKWFPKDLTTNFANQNQLRVIEISEAPDHFFTQSWLLVWKKIKDVAWENK, from the coding sequence TTGAATTCTTTAGAAATCATTGAGTCAGGAGTTCCTCCTAAAGAAGCCAAAGGAATTCTCATCCTTTGGCCAAGCACTGGTGGGAATGCACGTTCCTTTCGCATCCGAGATTCGGAACTTTCTCAATATGGTTTAAGATTAATTCGATTTAATCCACCTTCTCATGGTGGTTCCAATGGAACGTATGACCCAATCGCCGCAATTGCTTTGTTAGATGAGTATTTGAAAGAACATAATCATTTAAACAAACCAATTTTTGGGATTGGACATAGCGGGGGAGGAGCGGCATTATTACTTTATGCCAAACAAGTTCCTTTTCAAAAATTGTTTTTATTATCACCCATTTTAGATAGTGTAAAAAGTTTACTATATTTATACGAATCAGGTTCCATTGAGGAATTTAGTCGTTTGTTATTAATGCCAGAAATTCCAGATGGAGAATTTCCCAACAAACAGATATTAGAGACTTTATCGACTCCGACTTGGCTTACAACGGGTGAGATCGATCACCTTTCCTTTCCTATCAAAAATTCAAGAATCCAAGTGGACTCACTCTGTTATTTTTTGCGGAATTTATTTTTACCTGGTTTTCGCGTGGGAAACATCGATACTGAAAAACGAACAGATATGACTATTTTCCTACCAGCAAGGGACAAATGGTTTCCAAAGGATTTGACAACGAATTTTGCCAATCAAAACCAATTGCGAGTCATAGAAATTTCTGAGGCACCTGACCATTTTTTCACCCAAAGTTGGCTTCTTGTTTGGAAAAAAATAAAGGATGTTGCTTGGGAAAATAAATGA
- the recG gene encoding ATP-dependent DNA helicase RecG produces MFDLTQSLSNLKGIGPKRKTVLLEHGVSTYYDLLTYFPRRYLDRNFTKDIILKQGDIVTLFGNIVDSYIVHGKKSRLIVGFRTLNNERINLVFFRGVNFFHKLFAIDKKVVVSGKLEYFKGYQILHPEYEFLTDSDDPDDSIHAGRIIPLYPSTEALKEEGLDSKGLRKLIHQVLESGEITENLPSKFIKKRNLLGRNDAFSKIHFPDSMETVQIARKRFSYEELYYFQRLLLYKQRERQKVKRLLWPLPSSNSRINLEKNLPFELTEDQKTAVTTILSKTNTDSPSAFLLQGDVGSGKTITALLVGLHYIDNHIQVVFLAPTEILARQHYQTIYKFLGNMPFLGIELLLGGENKKSRAEKLSRIKTGESNIIIGTHSLLQDDVIFSDLGLVIIDEQHKFGVDQRETIRAKGKNPDLLAMTATPIPRTLCLTLYGDLNLVNIKTKPKGRKPIDTRWYKEDRRTGVYNSIRKYVSSGRQCYIVYPLVEESEKVDLESCTVAYETLRTNVFPDLKIGLLHGKMKSAEKDFVMEKFKSGEIQILVTTTVVEVGVDVPNATILVVEHAERFGISQLHQLRGRVGRSDIESFCILMTGDFISEEGRDRLEALVTSNDGYYLAEKDLAIRGPGELLGVKQSGLPEFKIADLVADRELLEEAKVDAASIPLGDPEEVSELRIRFSEGKFLFAN; encoded by the coding sequence ATGTTTGATCTGACCCAAAGTTTATCGAACTTAAAAGGTATTGGACCTAAACGGAAAACTGTTCTATTAGAACATGGAGTTTCTACTTATTATGATTTGTTAACATATTTTCCAAGGCGGTATTTAGATCGTAATTTTACGAAAGATATCATTTTAAAACAAGGAGATATAGTTACACTATTCGGAAACATTGTTGATAGTTACATAGTACATGGAAAAAAAAGTAGATTAATCGTTGGGTTTCGGACATTAAACAATGAAAGGATCAATTTAGTATTTTTTAGAGGTGTTAATTTTTTTCATAAACTTTTTGCAATAGATAAAAAGGTGGTAGTCTCTGGAAAATTGGAATACTTCAAAGGATACCAAATCCTACACCCCGAATACGAATTTTTAACAGATTCAGATGATCCAGATGATTCCATACATGCGGGAAGGATTATCCCTTTGTATCCTTCAACGGAAGCTTTAAAAGAGGAAGGATTAGATTCCAAGGGATTACGAAAACTCATCCACCAAGTTTTAGAAAGTGGAGAGATAACAGAAAATCTTCCATCTAAATTCATCAAAAAACGTAATTTACTGGGTCGTAATGACGCATTTTCTAAAATCCATTTTCCCGATTCCATGGAAACCGTACAAATTGCACGTAAACGATTTTCTTACGAAGAATTATATTATTTCCAAAGATTATTATTATACAAACAAAGAGAAAGACAGAAGGTTAAACGATTATTATGGCCTTTACCAAGTTCTAATTCTCGAATCAATTTAGAGAAAAATTTACCCTTCGAGTTGACTGAAGACCAAAAAACTGCGGTCACAACAATCCTTTCTAAAACAAATACCGATTCTCCATCCGCTTTTTTATTACAAGGAGATGTAGGTTCTGGCAAAACCATCACAGCACTCCTTGTTGGGCTTCATTATATAGACAACCACATCCAAGTAGTTTTTTTAGCCCCAACAGAAATTCTAGCAAGACAACACTACCAGACCATTTATAAATTTCTTGGAAATATGCCATTTCTAGGAATTGAGCTATTATTAGGTGGTGAAAATAAAAAATCTAGGGCAGAGAAGTTAAGTAGAATTAAAACTGGTGAATCCAATATTATCATAGGAACACATTCTCTCTTGCAAGATGATGTGATTTTTTCTGATTTAGGTTTAGTTATTATTGACGAACAACATAAGTTTGGCGTTGACCAAAGAGAAACGATACGTGCAAAAGGGAAAAATCCTGATCTTTTGGCTATGACAGCTACACCCATCCCAAGAACACTTTGCCTTACCTTGTATGGTGATTTAAATTTGGTGAATATCAAAACAAAACCAAAAGGCCGCAAACCAATTGACACCCGTTGGTATAAAGAAGACCGTAGAACAGGCGTTTATAATTCAATTCGTAAGTATGTGAGTTCAGGTAGACAATGTTATATTGTTTATCCTTTGGTTGAAGAATCCGAGAAAGTTGATTTAGAATCATGTACAGTTGCTTATGAGACCTTACGAACTAATGTTTTTCCTGATCTCAAAATTGGTTTATTACATGGAAAAATGAAAAGTGCAGAAAAAGATTTTGTAATGGAAAAATTCAAATCTGGAGAAATCCAAATTTTAGTAACAACTACAGTAGTAGAAGTGGGTGTAGATGTACCCAATGCAACAATTCTAGTAGTGGAACATGCAGAACGTTTTGGAATCTCCCAGTTACACCAGTTACGTGGTAGAGTAGGTCGAAGTGATATTGAAAGTTTTTGTATTTTAATGACTGGTGATTTTATTAGTGAAGAAGGTAGGGATAGGCTCGAAGCACTTGTAACCTCTAACGATGGGTATTATTTGGCAGAAAAA
- a CDS encoding MAPEG family protein, which produces MEPIYLALILFTLWTLGLGVTLTTYRSVQVLLGKKKSNEFPAGIQHGSDFNWRLNRAHVNSLENLPLFVAVVFLTMSLGKLDGFVNQAGFVILGARVLQSLTHLFSTSVLAVNIRFTFYMTQIITYILLLIRLV; this is translated from the coding sequence GTGGAACCTATCTATTTGGCTTTGATTCTGTTTACTCTTTGGACTTTGGGTCTTGGAGTTACATTAACAACGTATAGAAGTGTACAGGTGTTACTTGGTAAAAAAAAATCAAATGAATTCCCTGCAGGAATCCAACATGGAAGTGATTTTAATTGGCGCTTGAATCGTGCCCATGTCAATAGTTTAGAAAACCTACCTCTATTTGTAGCAGTTGTTTTTCTAACAATGAGTTTGGGCAAATTAGATGGATTTGTGAACCAAGCAGGTTTTGTGATATTGGGAGCAAGGGTTTTACAATCCCTCACTCATTTGTTCTCTACTTCTGTGTTAGCGGTAAACATTCGGTTCACCTTTTATATGACACAGATTATCACTTATATCCTTCTCTTAATCAGATTAGTTTAA
- a CDS encoding NAD(P)H-dependent glycerol-3-phosphate dehydrogenase has translation MKIGIIGAGSFGTALGSILADKGYDVTLWTRSEEQARSINQNHMNSKHMPDLVLPDKLKASTDLIQVVKDKEMIVSAPPSHALSGILKEIKDHIPHKVPIVSASKGIENESLRLVSEIFESELPGQFHSQLSYLSGPSFAKEMVKRVPTIVSIASKNEATAKRVQEIFSFTYFRTYWTPDVVGVEVGGALKNVIAIAAGVADGLGFGQNTRAALITRGLNEITRMGIKMGADPMTFLGPSGMGDLVLTCCGEASRNRTVGFRLGKGEKLKEILASMNEVAEGVKTTLSTKNLSDKLGVEMAITQEVYRMLYEDKDPKEVVKDLMGRDLKREGV, from the coding sequence ATGAAGATTGGAATCATAGGTGCTGGAAGTTTTGGCACTGCACTAGGTAGTATTTTGGCAGACAAGGGTTATGATGTCACCCTTTGGACGCGGAGTGAAGAACAGGCTCGTTCCATCAATCAAAACCATATGAATTCCAAACATATGCCCGATTTGGTCCTCCCTGATAAATTAAAGGCCAGCACGGACCTCATCCAAGTGGTAAAAGACAAAGAAATGATTGTCTCAGCCCCTCCAAGCCATGCCCTTTCGGGAATCCTGAAGGAAATCAAAGACCACATCCCTCACAAAGTACCAATTGTTTCTGCGTCCAAGGGAATCGAAAATGAAAGTTTACGCCTTGTTTCTGAGATCTTTGAATCGGAACTTCCAGGCCAATTCCATTCTCAACTTTCTTATTTATCAGGACCAAGTTTTGCAAAAGAAATGGTAAAACGTGTACCTACCATTGTTTCCATTGCTTCCAAAAACGAAGCCACCGCCAAACGAGTGCAAGAGATCTTTAGTTTTACCTACTTTCGTACGTATTGGACTCCGGATGTCGTAGGCGTAGAAGTAGGTGGAGCCTTAAAGAATGTGATTGCGATCGCTGCTGGTGTGGCAGACGGACTCGGATTTGGACAAAATACAAGAGCTGCTCTCATCACACGCGGGTTAAATGAAATTACACGAATGGGAATCAAAATGGGAGCCGACCCAATGACTTTCCTTGGACCATCGGGGATGGGTGATCTTGTCCTCACCTGTTGTGGTGAAGCGTCCAGAAATAGAACTGTTGGTTTTCGTTTAGGCAAAGGAGAGAAACTAAAAGAAATTTTAGCTTCCATGAACGAAGTCGCAGAAGGTGTCAAAACCACTCTTTCTACCAAAAATCTCTCGGATAAATTGGGAGTGGAGATGGCAATCACACAAGAAGTATACCGTATGTTATACGAAGACAAAGACCCAAAAGAAGTTGTAAAAGATCTAATGGGCCGTGATCTAAAACGAGAAGGTGTTTAA